ttcgaagtaatctgtattgtataaactgctttataaataaagctgactacTGTAGTTTTCAAATTTAAACTAACAGGCTTGCCACAGGCCCCAATGTCTCATCTGAAAGGAATATACTTTCGGCACACATGGTTTGACTTGACCACATTTAATATAATCTTGTGATTTGGAAGAgacaaaacacattaaaaaagagCAAAAAAGTGATGAGTCTACATGGGTTTAAACGTTTCTTTCAATCAGCACAATAATTGAAATTATATTCAAGTAAATCTGAAATTATTGACTAAACATTAAGATCCTAGTGACCATCATTTTTACAAGAATGTCTTACAACTGAATGCACatggaaaaaaatatgcacTTGGTTATGCTAATCAAGGTAATCTGATCAATATTTAGCATTAACCAAAACTACATAAAAAGCACCACACACATTTCAATACACCATTTTGTTAATGGAAGGCAACTTTTCCAAACAAATTCATTTAGAATTCtgaagaaaattaaaaaaaaagttgaaattcaTCTTAGACTTTCAGAGGTTTACTTGTGCTTTCTGAAAACTGAAAAGATAAAATATGTGTTAATATGTAACAGAGCTTATATTCTTGAAACACTTATATAACATACGTAACAAATACTTACTTTTCTTTTTACTTTTCTTaattgttttcttctttttcttagGTTTTGAATTACCAATATCCTATGAAGAGAGAAAATACGTTAAAAAAAACTTATCTAAAACTAAGGATCTGaacttttttctcagaattgtgagtttatatcacaattatGAGTTTATAATTCGGAACTGCAACTTTATAGaaaaacaattttttgttttttttcctgtggcagaaacaagcttccttATAAATCAGTGGATATCAGTTGTTATAGAAATACACATACTGCAATTTGTCACCACAGTGACAACTGGAATTTTTGAAATATATGCAGAACTGCCCATGATGCCAGTGTCCAGCTCACCTGTGCTTCTCCCCCTGTCAGAACTGTGATGTCACCGAATCGTGTGATGTTACTCAGCTGTGACGCCATTCCCATCATCCCTCTCTTCCTGAGCCTCTGCTCCCGTGTCATACTGAGACGGACCATCATGGACTCCTCGtagtttttccttttataaaatattttccaAAAGTATCAGGAAAAAAACATCTCAAAGATTATCAAGCGcttaatatacataataaactAATGTATTTAAAGTAATCGAAAACCTGAAACGAGGTTCAAAATACTATATATCATCTAGATTCTCCACATCACGTACCTGTTCTGCTCCTCTCGGCTTTCCCGTTCGGTCTGGAAGTCTCTGCGGTCTCTGATCTCCTCCGGAGCGTCGCTGTATTGCTGCCGGAGCTCCTGGATCACAGAGCTGCGGAGTGCCGCTCTCTTCTGTTTATCAATGCGCTCCTTCTGCCGGTCTGTTTCCGTCATGTCCCCATCTATGAATGGACAGCGGAGGGTTTGCAATGAGTATTAACTGCAATCATGTCTCTACATCTGAATCATAAAGATAAAGAGAACTGCTACAAAATGAAAGGACTTACCATAATGCATTGGAGCAATTCGAGGAGGTACATATCTCCGGCCGGCTGAAGGCTCTTTTCCCCCTTTTGTTTTTCCTTCTTCACCCTCATCATCTGAATTCTCAGATTCACTGAGCTGTGGAAGTAATTCAGcaattttaaataca
This DNA window, taken from Pseudorasbora parva isolate DD20220531a chromosome 24, ASM2467924v1, whole genome shotgun sequence, encodes the following:
- the ngdn gene encoding neuroguidin translates to MATTTFGNDVIGNDLPTAVCLLNSLTEQVASVTSHVRDLIKKVREKAYQTSKGLSFLDLRYHLLLFYLQDITHLISLKTEGESLKDNSAIQRLVTIRTVLEKMRPLDQKLKYQIDKLVRTAVTGSIAENDPLHFRPNPQNLVSKLSESENSDDEGEEGKTKGGKEPSAGRRYVPPRIAPMHYDGDMTETDRQKERIDKQKRAALRSSVIQELRQQYSDAPEEIRDRRDFQTERESREEQNRKNYEESMMVRLSMTREQRLRKRGMMGMASQLSNITRFGDITVLTGGEAQDIGNSKPKKKKKTIKKSKKKIFRKHK